The following is a genomic window from Spirosoma foliorum.
TGAAGGTGACCAAATAAGAGCTGGTTAGACTTTCTATTATCAAGCTCTAATCGGTGTGTTTTTGTCATCCCGACGCAGGAGGGATCTTCGGTAGAGCTGATATACCATCCATTTACCGAAGATCCCTCCTGCGTCGGGATGACAAAAACGCTAGTAAAACAAAAGCTTAAACAGTCTCAAGAACTTGTTTATTAATTCTGCTAAAAATCGCACGGTTCTTTAAAAAGGAGCTGTGCGATTTTGTTGTTAACATGTGAGTTGGGCTAATTACTCAACCTCATAAGCCAACAATTCAACATACGGATTTCCCTGAAGGCCGAGTAATATGCCGAAAGCAGGCTCTGTTTTATGGCCTTTCCATTTAAGGTCAATGACCGCTTGCCGAAAGGCCTCTCCTCGTTCCGTTAAGAGCCGATATTCAATCAGCATGTGCCGGTAAGCCATTTGTTGTTTGGTAGGCATATTCTGGCCGAAAATCTCAATCTCAAAGCCACCAATCTCAAAATTAGCGACAACCACCTCGTGTTCCGAGACAAAAGATTCTCGGAAGCTAAATCCTTTTTCGCCACCAAAAGCATCAATTACCGCCCTAGTAAACAATTGTTTGTGGGTCCAATGGCAGATAATGTCGAGATCACTGGTGTCAATATCGATGTTGATCGGAATGGTGCCGACTAAGATAGGCGCAAACAGCTTCAACTTTGGTAGAACTCGATATTCGGTCAATACCCGATGCGCTTCGCGTTGCCTTTGTGTGCCTTCTTGTAGGTACTCGATCGTGTCAAAATTCATGTTTGCCTAAAACCGATTTAGTAAAGAATGGGCCTGGATGGATTACAATAAGGCTGGTAGTATACTGAAGGATACCGGTTTCCTTTGGGATAGCAGTATCCTTTAAGGGACTACTAGGAAATACATTTGTGGGCCAGACAAGGTGTATTCTCTGCGATTCATCCGCGATTCCCCTGTAAAGGCTTTATCAAGTTTAAATTTAATGATCAACGGGTATGTCACAAACAACATGGACTGTAGATAATCTGCA
Proteins encoded in this region:
- a CDS encoding DUF4269 domain-containing protein, whose translation is MNFDTIEYLQEGTQRQREAHRVLTEYRVLPKLKLFAPILVGTIPINIDIDTSDLDIICHWTHKQLFTRAVIDAFGGEKGFSFRESFVSEHEVVVANFEIGGFEIEIFGQNMPTKQQMAYRHMLIEYRLLTERGEAFRQAVIDLKWKGHKTEPAFGILLGLQGNPYVELLAYEVE